actcccagctgagacaagcggttgtgcaacccagacattctgagtatgtgctcactaacagaactgttctcctccattttacagctgaagaacttgtcggagacatcatatctctcgacccgggcatgagcttgaaaaaccagtttcagctcctcgaacatctcgtatgctccatgtttctcaaaacgcttttggagacccggttctaagctgtaaagcatgccgcactgaacgagggagtaatcatcagcacgctgctgccaagcgttcataacgtcttggttctcagggattggtgcttcacctagcggtgcttctaagacataatctttcttggcaactatgaggatgagcctcaggttccggacccagtccgtatagttgctgccatcatctttcagcttggttttctctaggaacgcgttgaaattgaggacaacgtgggccatttgatctacaatacataatgtagagattttagactaagttcatgataattaagttcatataatcaaattatttaatgaactcccactcagacagacatccctctagtcatctaagtgaaacatgatccgagctcaactaggccgtgtccgatcatcacgtgagacggactagtcaagatcggtgaacatctccatgttgatcgtatcttctatacgactcatgctcgacctttcggtcctccgtgttccgaggccatgtctgtacatgctaggctcgtcaagtcaacctaagtgtattgcgtgtgttccgaggccatgtctgtacatgcaaggctcgtcaacacccgttgtatgcgaacgtaagaatctatcacacccgatcatcacgtggtgcttcgaaacgacgaaccttcgcaacggtgcacagttagggtgaacactttcttgaaattattataagggatcatcctacttgctaccgtcgtactaagcaaataagatgcaaaaacatgataaacatcacatgcaatcaaatagtgacatgatatggccaatatcatcatgctcctttgatctccatcttcggggcaccatgatcatcttcgtcaccggcatgacaccatgatctccatcatcatgatctccatcattgtgtcttcatgaagttgtcacgccaacgattacttctatggctaaccgtttagcaacaaagtaaagtaaattacatggcgttattcaatgacacgcaggtcatgcaaaataataaagacaactcctatggctcctgccggttgtcatactcatcgacatgcaagtcgtgattcctattacaagaatatgatcaatctcatacatcacatatatcattcatcacatcttctggccatatcatatcacatatatcacttgctgcaaaaacaagttagacgtccttctaattgttgttgcaagtttttacgtggtttgtaggtttctagcaagaacgatttcttacctacgtatgaccacaacgtgatttgccaatttctatttacccttcataaggacccttttcatcgaatccgttctgactaaagtaggagagacagacacccgctagccaccttatgcaactagtgcatgtcagtcggtggaacctgtctcacgtaagcgtacgtgtaaggtcggtccgggccgcttcatcctacaatgccgccgaaacaagaaacgactagtagcggcaagaagaattggcaacatcaacgcccacaacttctttgtgttctactcgtgcatagtaactacgcataggcctggctcatgatgccactgttgggaatcgtagcataattttaaaattttcctacgctcaccaagatgcatctatggagtctactagcaacgagggaagggagtgcatctacataccgttgtagatcgcgagcggaagcgttccaatgaacgtggatgacggagtcgtactcgccgtgatccaaatcaccgatgaccgagtgccgaacggacggcacctccgcgttcaacacacgtacggtgcagcgacgtctcctcctttcttgatccagcaagggggaaggagaggttgatggagatccaacagcacgacggcgtggtggtggatgtagcggctctcctggcagggcttcgccgagcttctgcgcgagagagagaggtgttgcaggggaggagggaggcgccaaaggctgtcgtgtgctgccctccctcccccccccctttatataggcccccaaggggggtgcgcagcccttggagatgggatctccaagggggggggggggcggcggccaagggggaaggggttgccttgccccccaaggcaaggggaaactccccccctagggttcccaaccctaggcgcatgggggggaggcccaaagtggcgccccagcccattaggggctggttctcctccactttcagcccacggggccctccgggacaggtggccccacccggtggaccccgggacccttccggtggtcccggtacaataccgataacccccgaaactttcccggtggccaaaactggacttcctatatataattcttcacctccggaccattccggaacctctcgtgacgtccgggatctcatccgggactccgaacaactttcgggtttccgcatacatatatctctacaaccctagcgtcaccggaccttaagtgtgtagaccctacgggttcgggagacatgcagacatgaccgagacgcctctccggtcaataatcaacagcgggatctggatacccatgttggctcccacatgttccacgatgatatcatcgggtgaaccacggtgtcgaggattcaatcaatccgtatgcaattccctttgtcaatcggtgtgttacttgcccgagattcgatcgtcggtatcccaataccttgttcaatctcgttacggcaagtctctttactcgtaccgcaatgcatgatcccgtgactaacgccttagtcacattgagctcattatgatgatgcattaccgagtgggcccagagatacctctccgtttacacggagtgacaaatcccagtctcgatccgtgccaacccaacagacactttcggagatacccgtaatgcacctttatagtcacccagttacgttgtgacgtttggcacacccaaagcactcctacggtatccgggagttgcacgatctcatggtctaaggaaaagatacttgacattggaaaagctctagcaaacgaaactacacgatcttttatgctatgcttaagttgggtcttgtccatcacatcattctcctaatgatgtgatcccgttatcaatgacatcctatgtccatagtcaggaaaccatgactatctgttgatcaacgagctagtcaactagaggcttactagggacaggttgtggtctatgtattcacacatgtattacgatttccggacaatacaattatagcatgaataaaagactattatcatgaacacagaaatataataataaccatttattattgcctctagggcatatttccaacacatacatTGTTGCAGGAATTGATTACTATATACTTTGATGGAGTTGGAACATGAATATTTGATTATTGTAGAGACATAAAATATTTATGGAATATAAGGAGTGTAAGAGCTTTCACATGCACCGATGCATAGGTTATGGTAGATCTTCTCTCATGCATGGTAATATATTGAGGTGGCCCTTTCCCATGGATGATTGCATGATGAGGTGACATAGTTACATGCTGAGATAAATTAAAGTAGTGAACAGTGGCGAAGCGTGACCAAAGCATAAGAAGGGGCCAATTCTATATAAAAACACACGATATGTATGAAAAAGCTACTTAAAGACATCAAACAGATATATGGGACAATTAGAGGACCGTGTCATGATAATATTTCTGTCTAGTTTGAAAAAACACATATATAGATCTGTCTCGTTCACAATATGCATCAGTGGCTGATGGATGTTCAACTGCACTATAGTACTGAGAAGTCCGCAAGTCTATATTACCAAGTCTAAGGCATTACTGCACTAACCAGTAACCAACGGCGTAGCGCGTGGGTGTCGGTGGCGTGATGGTGTGGGCGTGCGGTTCCAATCAAAGCGATGACGAACAATGCAGGAGCAGGTCAAGTGCGTCGGGCGTGGGTGTTCGGCTTGAGGGCGTCGATGGCGTGAGGATCCAACTGAGAAAGGGATTAAGGAGAGGTCAAAAGAACATAGGAGTTCTAGGTCGGCGGTATTGGTTGCTCAAATCTGGTCGGCAGACGGCAGGTCTCCATGGCCATGGAAAATTGGAGACCGACCGGAGGAGTGGAGGCACGGGGAGTTGGGGTTGAAGGCTGGAGGCCGACCAGTGTGCGAACAGGCGACAGTAGTCCACGACCGTACATATAGGTGGGCTTTATCTGTTAATGAGCTGGACTAAACTGATGACTATGCCTAGTAATTTTGTTTTTCGCGattttggaagggggggggggggggggggggggggtcgccacCCAGTTTCGCCTCCACTACCCTACGCCAGTGGTAGTGAACAGTGGCGGCGCCAGGAATTGACCACGTCCTAGGCCGACCCAGGCAGCCTTCTTCTACTGTACCGTACTGTAGCACTGTAGCCACGGTAAAATGCTACAATCAACGAAGCAGCAAGCCCTCACGCCCCAGGCCTGGGGCCTGTCTACGCCGCTGGTAGTGAAGATCACTCTCTTATGCATACCAATGGAGTTGGAGCATGAATATTTGATAATTGTAGAGACGTAAAATATTTGCGGAATACAAGGAGTGCAAGAGTTTTCACGTGCACAGATGCATGTTATGGTGGATCTTTTTTCCATGTATGATTGTAGTATATTGAGGTGACCCATTTCCATGCATGCATGGTTGCATGACGAGGTGTCATAGTTGTATATTAAAAATAAATCAAAGTAGTGGGGATCGCTCTCTTATCTGTATAGTAGATAAGGGGCAGCTGTCTGAAGTACAAGACACGTAATACAGGGTTTAAACATAATTGATCCCTACATCCTTATCTCTATCTTTAAACCCAATGTGTATTCTAACAATGAAACTGGGTTGGGAATACAATTTGACAAATAAAAGATACAACATGCAAGATCAATCAGTTCTCAACCACTGGATATACTCCTTGCCGCATGAAAATACCCAACACACCTCCCTTGTAGCCAACGTGCCTGCGGATCCTCCCAAACCCGCCCTCGCCCCAGTCTGGTCCCCATGAGTTTTTGAATCGCCAATATTTTACGCCATTGGAGTCGGTGCCGTAACCAACAATGAGCACAGAATGCAACGTGGCTGGCTTGACAACTTTATAATCCAAGATGCCTTCTTTGTAGTACCTATCCATATCATCGGGACATTGCAAAGAGACAACCACGGGCTGCTTAGCCACTGCTTTCTCTAGGGCATCCTCGGTTGGATTGACAAATCGAAACCCTGATATTCTTACTGCTGTTGCTGTTTTGTTTCGCTCGCAACCCAATTTACTCCCCCGAGCCTTGTACGGGTAGGAGGATTCGCTCGAGACTCCGTTGTCTTGCATATACCTGAAGGCCTTTTTTGCTTGGCCGCCATTACACCCAGAGCTCTTTGTGTCACAGTCAATGAGCTCTTGTACAGACAATGACACTGAGTGGAAGGTATTCAGGTAATGCGCAGCTTCGACTGAGGCTGCAGCAGCCATCGCCCAACAGCTGCCTGAGACAAATGCACGAGTTAGTAGAGTTGGTGCAAGCTGTAGCGTGAAGGGATGGATGCGCTAAAATTGTACTAAATCAAAGAG
This region of Triticum aestivum cultivar Chinese Spring chromosome 2D, IWGSC CS RefSeq v2.1, whole genome shotgun sequence genomic DNA includes:
- the LOC123050517 gene encoding thiol protease SEN102-like isoform X1 — protein: MAAAASVEAAHYLNTFHSVSLSVQELIDCDTKSSGCNGGQAKKAFRYMQDNGVSSESSYPYKARGSKLGCERNKTATAVRISGFRFVNPTEDALEKAVAKQPVVVSLQCPDDMDRYYKEGILDYKVVKPATLHSVLIVGYGTDSNGVKYWRFKNSWGPDWGEGGFGRIRRHVGYKGGVLGIFMRQGVYPVVEN